A genomic segment from Malus domestica chromosome 05, GDT2T_hap1 encodes:
- the LOC139196275 gene encoding uncharacterized protein: protein MSGINRRFIPQWFDEFDWLEYSISKDAAFCLYCYLFKTNFAQVGSEAFTGDGFKTWKKGRERFKMHVGPVGSVHNKAREAATNLMNQATHIETAVSKHSDQARKAYRTCLNASIKCTKFLLRQGLPFRGHDESAISSNRGNYLELLQFLADNNDKVREVVMENALGNLRLVAPSIQKEIVNSCALETLDAIIDDLKDRFFSILVDEARDVSVKEQMAMVLRYVDEARDVSVKEQMAMVLRYVDDNGHVIERFVGIQHVTNTTSSSLNDAIDTLFSRNDLSISKLRGQGYDGASNMRGELNGLKTKILREQPCAYYVHCFAHQLQLALVAVAKKNIDIASFFATANSVVNHVGASCKRRDLLREQLQEELVIAFENDCLITGRGLNQETSLKRAGDT from the coding sequence ATGTCGGGAATTAATCGACGCTTCATTCCCCAATggtttgatgagtttgattggttggagtatagtataTCTAAAGATGCAGCATTTTGTCTCTATTGCTATctctttaaaaccaattttgcACAAGTGGGTAGTGAAGCTTTCACTGGAGATGGATTTAAGACttggaagaaagggagagaaagatttaaGATGCATGTTGGACCGGTTGGGAGTGTTCATAATAAGGCTAGAGAAGCTgctacaaatttgatgaatcaaGCTACACATATTGAAACGGCAGTGAGCAAACACTCTGACCAAGCTCGTAAGGCTTATCGCACATGCTTGAATGCATCAATCAAGTGCACTAAGTTTTTATTGCGACAAGGTCTTCCTTTTCGTGGCCATGATGAAAGTGCCATTTCAAGCAATAGGGGAAATTACTTGGAGCTATTGCAATTCCTTGCagataataatgataaagttaGAGAAGTTGTGATGGAAAATGCTCTGGGGAATCTTAGATTAGTAGCTCCTAGCATTcaaaaagaaattgtgaattcatGTGCCCTTGAAACACTTGATGCTATCATAGATGATCTAAAAGATAGATTCTTTTCAATATTGGTGGATGAAGCACGTGATGTGTCGGTGAAAGAGCAAATGGCTATGGTGTTGCGTTATGTGGATGAAGCACGTGATGTGTCGGTGAAAGAGCAAATGGCTATGGTGTTGCGTTATGTGGATGACAACGGGCATGTAATTGAAAGATTTGTGGGTATCCAACATGTTACCAACACTACTTCAAGTTCACTAAATGATGCTATTGACACATTATTTTCTCGCAACGATTTGAGCATTTCCAAGCTACGAGGACAAGGTTATGATGGTGCTAGCAATATGAGAGGTGAGTTGAAtggccttaaaacaaagatattgagagaacaaccttgtgcatattatgttcattgctttgctCATCAACTTCAACTCGCTCTTGTTGCCGTAGCAAAGAAAAATATAGACATTGCCTCTTTTTTTGCAACGGCTAATAGTGTGGTTAATCATGTTGGAGCATCTTGTAAGCGGCGTGATTTACTTAGAGAGCAACTTCAAGAAGAGCTTGTGATAGCTTTTGAAAATGATTGTCTTATAACGGGGCGAGgcttaaatcaagaaacaagtcTCAAACGTGCCGGTGACACATGA